The following are from one region of the Brienomyrus brachyistius isolate T26 chromosome 4, BBRACH_0.4, whole genome shotgun sequence genome:
- the LOC125740592 gene encoding growth hormone secretagogue receptor type 1-like has translation MNNWTDHPNCSCNCSLKDIDLWENGTDWHSEYPVNLFPVPILTGITITCALLFVIGVVGNVMTILVVGKYKDMRTTTNLYLSSMAFSDLLIFLCMPLDLYRIWRYRPWNFGEQLCKLFQFVSESCTYSTILNITALSVERYFAICFPLRAKVVVTKGRVRAVIFVLWVVAFFSAGPVFVLVGVEHENGTDPWETNECKATEYAIRSGLLTVMVWVSSVFFFLPVLCLTILYSLVGRRLWRRKRESMGPNISSRDKNNKQTVKMLVVVVLAFVLCWLPFHVGRYLFSKSSEAGSPLMSQISEYCNLVSFVLFYLSAAINPILYNIMSKKYRVAVCKLFRLKRTPRRLVSTMKGDSSAGWTESSVST, from the exons ATGAATAACTGGACAGATCATCCAAACTGCTCGTGTAACTGCAGCCTAAAGGACATAGACTTATGGGAAAATGGGACGGACTGGCATAGCGAATACCCCGTGAACCTGTTCCCTGTTCCTATCTTGACTGGAATAACCATCACCTGCGCGCTGCTCTTCGTAATAGGAGTCGTGGGGAACGTGATGACTATTTTAGTGGTCGGTAAGTATAAGGACATGCGGACGACCACCAACCTGTACCTGTCCAGCATGGCTTTCTCGGACTTGCTGATCTTCCTGTGTATGCCCCTGGACCTTTACCGGATCTGGCGGTACCGGCCGTGGAATTTCGGCGAGCAGCTCTGCAAACTCTTCCAGTTCGTAAGCGAGAGCTGCACCTACTCCACCATACTGAACATTACGGCGCTGAGCGTGGAACGTTACTTCGCCATCTGCTTCCCCCTCAGGGCCAAGGTGGTGGTGACTAAGGGTCGGGTGAGGGCCGTCATCTTTGTCCTGTGGGTGGTAGCCTTTTTCAGCGCGGGTCCCGTATTCGTGCTGGTCGGGGTTGAGCATGAGAACGGAACCGACCCCTGGGAGACTAACGAGTGCAAGGCGACGGAGTACGCCATTCGCTCGGGACTGCTGACCGTCATGGTGTGGGTCTCAAGTGTCTTTTTCTTCCTGCCCGTCTTGTGCTTGACGATCCTCTATAGTCTTGTCGGGAGACGCCTGTGGAGGAGAAAGCGGGAGTCCATGGGGCCCAATATCTCAAGTCGAGACAAGAATAATAAGCAAACTGTAAAAATGCTGG TGGTCGTGGTGCTCGCCTTCGTCCTCTGCTGGCTGCCCTTCCACGTGGGACGCTATCTGTTCTCCAAGTCCTCCGAGGCGGGCTCGCCCCTCATGTCGCAGATCAGCGAGTACTGCAACCTGGTCTCCTTCGTGCTGTTTTACCTCAGCGCTGCCATCAACCCCATCCTCTACAACATCATGTCCAAGAAGTACCGGGTGGCCGTCTGCAAGCTTTTCAGGCTGAAGCGGACGCCGCGGAGGCTGGTGTCTACAATGAAAGGGGACAGCTCCGCTGGCTGGACAGAGTCCAGTGTGAGCACTTAG